One genomic segment of Hydrogenobacter sp. includes these proteins:
- a CDS encoding DUF3536 domain-containing protein, translating into MIAVIHGHFYQPYRVNPYVGDVMLEDTAYPYDNWNERIYRECYLPNAYAHYRIDTKVKNIINNYTRISFNFGWTLLDWLEKKHPELLDKIREGSQNAIATSFNHTILPLDPEEDKEIQIFWGLRAFEKFFGRKPNGFWLPELAIDRETVDVLVKYGIKYTLLAPHQVKTKGSFLRHYTQKGHLDLFVYDGELSHGVAFGELLSDAGSLLEILKSKRELILIATDGETFGHHKKFGEMGLAYMFANSSQFESLEAYYVKNTPKLSVELNWNTSWSCPHGVERWRSDCGCSTGSLPGWHQKWRKPLRDGLEAVRSRVKELVYNQLEEYFFDVHKAILGFVDVILGSSKEEYFNRYAKRELSKEEKVKALKLLNAIKYVQLSFSSDGWFFAEISGVETVKNLLFAKRSIDLVEDNTLEKILLRYLEEAPSNIQTYGNGLGVWKNLVIPQVYSPYSIWQCALVMYLSELKDQKDSIGKWSFEIFEDRSVRLKDTETEEEFLFEEDLGKFDVTQLPSLYAKEIFEKWAMDYIEEETEFFKDYRFLLEDMVFHSRTLKFSTANHMREKLKLFLKSELLNLLKKKASLEQVREVFERSEKLSVDIKDEHIARELANYVKGVAFYAQEEELIKLLEFVREYNLSVTKHELTIDLWEVQNMVWDRRGKIKEGKIFELLNMELPSSP; encoded by the coding sequence ATGATCGCTGTGATTCACGGACATTTCTACCAACCTTACAGGGTAAATCCTTACGTTGGTGATGTTATGCTTGAAGATACCGCATACCCTTATGACAACTGGAACGAACGCATATACAGGGAGTGCTATCTTCCCAACGCATACGCTCACTATAGGATAGATACGAAGGTAAAAAACATAATAAACAACTATACAAGGATAAGCTTCAACTTCGGATGGACACTTTTAGATTGGCTTGAGAAAAAACATCCCGAGCTTTTGGATAAAATCAGAGAAGGTTCACAAAACGCTATAGCCACATCCTTCAACCACACCATACTGCCTCTTGATCCAGAGGAGGACAAAGAGATCCAAATATTCTGGGGGTTAAGAGCTTTTGAAAAATTCTTTGGTAGGAAACCTAACGGTTTCTGGCTTCCGGAACTTGCTATTGATAGAGAAACTGTTGATGTACTTGTGAAGTACGGAATAAAATACACTTTGCTCGCTCCACATCAGGTAAAAACGAAAGGAAGTTTTCTGAGGCATTATACTCAGAAGGGTCACCTTGACCTTTTTGTGTATGACGGGGAACTGTCTCACGGTGTAGCCTTCGGTGAACTTTTGAGTGATGCGGGAAGTCTTCTTGAGATACTCAAAAGTAAAAGAGAACTGATACTTATAGCGACAGATGGTGAGACCTTTGGACATCACAAAAAGTTCGGTGAGATGGGACTTGCTTATATGTTTGCAAACTCTTCACAATTTGAAAGCTTAGAAGCCTATTACGTGAAGAACACACCCAAACTCTCTGTTGAACTAAACTGGAACACTTCCTGGAGTTGTCCCCACGGTGTGGAAAGGTGGAGAAGCGATTGTGGATGCAGTACAGGAAGTCTACCGGGCTGGCACCAAAAATGGAGGAAACCTCTCAGGGATGGTTTGGAAGCTGTAAGATCAAGAGTGAAAGAATTAGTTTACAACCAGCTGGAAGAATACTTTTTTGACGTGCATAAGGCGATTTTGGGTTTTGTAGATGTAATCTTAGGATCTTCTAAGGAGGAATACTTTAACAGATACGCAAAGCGTGAACTGAGCAAGGAAGAAAAGGTGAAGGCATTGAAGCTCTTAAATGCCATAAAATACGTTCAGCTATCCTTTTCTTCTGATGGATGGTTTTTTGCCGAGATATCCGGTGTAGAAACCGTAAAAAATCTTCTTTTTGCAAAAAGATCCATTGATCTTGTAGAGGACAACACGCTTGAAAAGATACTTCTGAGATACCTTGAGGAAGCTCCCAGTAACATACAAACTTACGGTAATGGTTTAGGTGTCTGGAAAAATCTTGTGATACCTCAGGTCTATTCACCTTACTCCATCTGGCAGTGCGCTCTTGTTATGTACCTTTCCGAGCTAAAAGATCAAAAAGATAGTATAGGCAAATGGAGTTTTGAGATTTTTGAAGATCGCAGTGTCAGACTAAAGGACACAGAAACTGAGGAAGAATTTTTATTTGAGGAGGATCTTGGGAAGTTTGATGTAACCCAGCTTCCGTCTTTGTACGCAAAAGAGATCTTTGAGAAGTGGGCTATGGACTATATAGAGGAAGAAACTGAATTTTTCAAAGACTACAGATTTTTATTGGAAGACATGGTTTTTCACTCAAGAACTCTTAAATTTAGTACAGCTAATCATATGAGGGAAAAGTTAAAACTCTTTTTGAAGTCAGAACTTTTGAATCTCCTTAAGAAAAAAGCCTCCCTCGAACAGGTAAGGGAAGTATTTGAAAGATCTGAAAAGCTTTCTGTAGATATAAAGGATGAACATATCGCAAGGGAGCTTGCAAACTATGTAAAAGGTGTGGCGTTTTACGCTCAAGAGGAAGAACTTATAAAACTCCTTGAGTTCGTCAGAGAATATAACCTTTCTGTCACCAAGCACGAACTTACAATTGATCTGTGGGAAGTACAAAACATGGTTTGGGATAGGCGTGGGAAGATAAAAGAAGGTAAGATCTTTGAGCTTTTGAATATGGAACTACCTTCTTCTCCTTGA